A single region of the Silene latifolia isolate original U9 population chromosome 8, ASM4854445v1, whole genome shotgun sequence genome encodes:
- the LOC141595818 gene encoding uncharacterized protein LOC141595818: MATKYIIVEALPGSFVIAYVYDNLMSDRKIFGGMTPSTVSNKELWPESDKAWLRTAGPTVVMNPISR, encoded by the exons ATGGCGACGAAGTATATTATCGTCGAAGCACTCCCCGGATCTTTTGTAATTGCTTATGTCTACGATAATCTAATGTCTGATCGGAAGATTTTCGGag GAATGACGCCGTCGACGGTGTCGAATAAGGAATTGTGGCCTGAATCGGACAAGGCATGGCTGAGAACTGCGGGTCCAACTGTTGTTATGAATCCTATCAGTCGTTAG